In Pseudomonadota bacterium, a genomic segment contains:
- the hypF gene encoding carbamoyltransferase HypF: MNAIADAVAYRRERIRVRGTVQGVGFRPTVWCLAREMGVRGHARNDGDGVLIDAWAAPHILDAFVQRIERDAPPLARIRSVERSPETTEDEDAPASFTIDASASSGSRTDIAADAASCPACVAETMDPFSRRYRYPFTNCTHCGPRLSIIREVPYDRATTSMAEFSLCADCAEEYADPADRRFHAQPVACHACGPRARLVRTDGHVVCLDTLTQLDDVDAAGNLILKGEIVAIKGIGGYHLACDARNESTVARLRERKRRYDKPFALMATNVEMIERYCEVSAQERAALESPEAPIVVLKARADCGLASGLAPGQRTLGFMLPYTPMHHMLLKRFKAPVVMTSGNVSDEPQCTHNDEAMRRLNPICDFALVHDRDIENRVDDSVTRVVDGELRVLRRARGYAPAPIDLPPGFACNQSLLAMGGDLKNTFCVVDGPRAILSQHMGDLHEATTLDAYQRSLKLYEGLFEHAPSHVVLDHHPEYMSTKTGLERAEREGLGVLRAQHHHAHIAACLGENGWPLDGGPVLGVAMDGLGLGADGALWGGEFLLGDYRSVECLGSVKSVALLGGEQAMHEPWRNTYAHIVAQMGWGAFRMNFNELELHAYLEGKPLAALNAMLAKGTNAPPASSCGRLFDAVAAAMGICRERVSYEGQAAVELEALVDEHCLAHETDQLAYPFTLPREGGTGLPYLEPLAMWNALLGDLILKTPVPIMAARFHKGLAKAIAHAVRVLATRDEERVVHHIALSGGVFQNAVLLEQVSTRLRAQGFIVLTHRQVPSNDGGLSFGQALIGLAQLQQQRQGEQ, from the coding sequence CGCACCTCACATACTCGATGCCTTCGTGCAACGCATCGAACGCGACGCGCCGCCCCTCGCCCGGATTCGCTCGGTGGAGCGCAGCCCCGAGACGACCGAGGACGAAGACGCCCCCGCATCCTTCACCATCGACGCCAGTGCCAGCAGTGGCAGCCGCACGGACATCGCGGCGGACGCGGCTAGCTGCCCGGCATGCGTCGCGGAGACGATGGATCCGTTCAGTCGTCGCTACCGCTACCCGTTCACCAACTGCACCCATTGCGGACCGCGCCTGAGCATCATCCGCGAGGTCCCCTACGACCGGGCCACGACCAGCATGGCCGAGTTCTCCCTGTGCGCCGACTGCGCCGAGGAGTACGCGGATCCCGCAGACCGTCGCTTCCACGCCCAACCCGTCGCCTGCCACGCCTGCGGCCCCCGCGCCCGCCTCGTGCGCACCGACGGCCACGTGGTGTGCCTGGACACGCTCACACAGCTGGACGACGTGGACGCGGCCGGCAACCTCATCCTCAAGGGCGAGATCGTCGCCATCAAGGGTATCGGCGGCTACCACCTCGCCTGCGACGCCCGTAACGAGTCGACCGTCGCCCGCCTGCGCGAGCGCAAGCGCCGCTACGACAAGCCCTTCGCCCTGATGGCCACGAACGTGGAGATGATCGAGCGCTACTGCGAGGTATCAGCCCAGGAACGCGCCGCCCTGGAAAGCCCTGAAGCGCCGATCGTAGTGCTCAAGGCCCGCGCGGACTGCGGCCTTGCCTCGGGCCTCGCCCCGGGACAGCGAACGCTGGGCTTCATGCTGCCTTACACACCGATGCACCACATGCTGCTCAAGCGCTTCAAGGCCCCCGTGGTGATGACCTCCGGCAATGTCAGCGACGAGCCCCAGTGCACGCACAACGACGAGGCGATGCGGCGCCTGAACCCCATCTGCGACTTCGCCCTGGTGCACGACCGCGACATCGAGAATCGCGTCGACGACTCGGTCACCCGCGTCGTCGACGGCGAGCTGCGCGTGCTACGCCGAGCGCGGGGTTACGCGCCTGCACCCATCGACCTCCCCCCGGGCTTCGCCTGCAACCAGAGCTTGCTGGCCATGGGCGGTGACCTCAAGAACACCTTCTGCGTGGTCGACGGCCCGCGGGCGATCCTGTCGCAGCACATGGGTGACCTGCACGAGGCCACCACCCTCGACGCGTACCAGCGCTCCCTGAAGCTCTACGAAGGGCTCTTCGAGCATGCGCCGTCGCACGTCGTGCTCGACCACCACCCCGAGTACATGTCCACCAAGACGGGCTTAGAGCGCGCGGAGCGCGAAGGGCTGGGGGTACTACGTGCGCAACACCACCATGCCCACATCGCAGCGTGCTTAGGCGAGAACGGGTGGCCCCTGGACGGTGGCCCCGTGCTCGGCGTCGCCATGGACGGCTTAGGGCTAGGCGCTGACGGCGCCCTGTGGGGCGGCGAGTTCCTGCTCGGCGATTACAGGAGCGTCGAGTGCCTCGGCAGCGTGAAGTCAGTCGCCCTGCTAGGCGGCGAGCAGGCGATGCACGAGCCGTGGCGCAACACCTATGCGCACATCGTGGCGCAGATGGGCTGGGGCGCGTTTCGCATGAACTTCAACGAGCTAGAGCTGCACGCGTACCTCGAGGGCAAGCCCCTGGCGGCGCTCAACGCCATGCTGGCGAAGGGCACGAACGCGCCGCCGGCATCCTCCTGCGGGCGGCTGTTCGACGCCGTCGCCGCGGCGATGGGCATCTGCCGCGAGCGGGTGAGCTACGAGGGGCAAGCGGCCGTCGAACTCGAAGCGCTGGTCGACGAGCATTGCCTCGCGCACGAGACCGATCAGCTGGCCTATCCCTTCACGCTCCCGCGCGAAGGAGGTACGGGCCTGCCCTACCTCGAGCCTCTGGCCATGTGGAACGCCCTGCTCGGTGATCTGATCCTGAAGACGCCGGTGCCGATCATGGCCGCGCGCTTCCACAAGGGGCTGGCGAAGGCGATCGCCCACGCGGTGCGAGTGCTCGCGACGCGCGATGAGGAGCGCGTCGTGCATCACATCGCCCTCTCAGGCGGTGTCTTCCAGAACGCCGTGCTTCTCGAGCAGGTGAGCACGCGCCTTCGAGCGCAGGGCTTCATCGTGCTCACCCATCGCCAGGTCCCCAGCAACGATGGGGGACTTTCCTTCGGCCAAGCACTGATCGGGCTGGCCCAACTGCAGCAGCAACGTCAGGGAGAGCAGTAA
- a CDS encoding HypC/HybG/HupF family hydrogenase formation chaperone — MCLGIPGQIVEISDARRRLAVVDVSGVRRTVNIACVVDEQHPIDRCVGDWVLVHVGFAMSRIDEREAAITLQLLTELGEAQEEIAAMQASEAGPGKEEVTA; from the coding sequence ATGTGCTTGGGTATTCCGGGACAGATCGTCGAGATCAGCGATGCGCGCCGCCGCCTCGCGGTGGTGGACGTGAGTGGCGTGCGGCGCACGGTCAACATCGCCTGCGTGGTGGACGAGCAGCATCCCATCGACCGCTGCGTGGGGGATTGGGTGCTGGTGCACGTCGGGTTCGCGATGAGCCGCATCGACGAACGCGAAGCGGCCATCACCCTGCAACTGCTCACGGAACTCGGCGAGGCGCAGGAGGAGATCGCCGCCATGCAGGCGAGTGAGGCCGGCCCCGGCAAGGAGGAGGTCACGGCATGA